The Desmonostoc muscorum LEGE 12446 genome includes a region encoding these proteins:
- a CDS encoding S8 family peptidase — translation MRHDKLSPGLLLAFQDYQNEGEQALVTHKRSLGIIAHKNTVKPTKSVVFLYCDSDADLSYLSQYNIEVNQNSGSVRTAFLPINALDVLSEEDAIQRIKPSRKLHLRMDVAPGKVKLPEFKNQTGLTGKGVIVGIIDSGIDPKHPAFAGRILHIWDQTLPGPGVTEGRYGAEFTEAQLTISQDTEGHGTHVAGIAAGADATYSGVAPEAELVVVRSDLQDAHIADGIRYIFRIASELGRPAVVNLSLGGHADAHDGSDSLSKVIDAETGPGRIVCCAAGNEGSINIHGQTTIPSGRTRGMRFNVPLNQVGIVWLNGWYSKDSELEVSVRSPNGFVTPFQKIITDGNPTQEHQLPDARVEIVTPGPDQINGDHNFFVQIRGNGPSQVMGGIWQLRLRNTSATETRLDVWTLDDTSSVFFTGKSIKDALKIGSPGAASSAVTVAAYTTKAKYTDIDQQVREMGLELDTISEFSSEGPLRNDAQKPDVAAPGAMIVSTLSADANSARSSMINSKFVAMAGTSMATPFVTGLVALLLQRDPQLDPATLKDLLRKNSAIPGKPAGTFDEKWGYGVINAENL, via the coding sequence ATGAGACACGACAAACTTTCTCCCGGATTACTTTTGGCATTTCAGGATTATCAAAACGAAGGAGAACAGGCTTTAGTTACACATAAGCGATCGCTTGGTATTATTGCTCATAAAAATACAGTCAAACCAACTAAGAGCGTCGTTTTTCTCTACTGCGACTCTGATGCAGACTTGAGTTATTTATCGCAATATAATATTGAAGTGAATCAAAATTCAGGCAGTGTTCGCACAGCTTTTTTACCAATAAATGCTTTAGATGTCTTATCTGAAGAAGATGCGATTCAACGCATCAAGCCATCACGTAAACTGCATTTGCGGATGGATGTTGCACCAGGAAAAGTCAAATTACCGGAGTTTAAAAACCAGACCGGACTCACTGGCAAAGGTGTAATTGTCGGTATTATAGATAGTGGCATTGACCCAAAACACCCCGCTTTTGCCGGAAGAATTTTACACATTTGGGATCAAACACTCCCAGGTCCAGGAGTCACAGAAGGCCGCTACGGGGCTGAATTTACGGAAGCGCAACTGACAATTTCTCAGGATACTGAGGGACATGGCACTCACGTTGCTGGAATTGCTGCTGGTGCGGATGCTACCTATAGCGGCGTAGCACCAGAGGCGGAATTAGTTGTGGTCAGGTCAGATTTACAGGACGCCCACATTGCCGATGGCATTCGCTACATTTTCCGAATTGCCAGCGAGTTGGGACGCCCAGCAGTCGTGAATCTCAGCTTGGGTGGACACGCCGATGCCCATGATGGTAGCGATTCTCTATCAAAAGTGATTGACGCCGAAACAGGTCCTGGAAGAATTGTTTGTTGTGCTGCGGGTAATGAAGGAAGCATCAATATTCATGGTCAAACAACCATACCCAGTGGACGCACCCGTGGTATGCGCTTTAATGTTCCTTTGAATCAAGTAGGCATAGTTTGGCTAAACGGTTGGTATTCCAAAGATAGTGAGTTGGAAGTGTCAGTGCGGAGTCCCAACGGTTTTGTCACCCCCTTCCAAAAAATCATTACTGACGGTAATCCTACCCAGGAACATCAGTTACCGGATGCACGGGTGGAAATAGTGACACCAGGCCCTGACCAAATTAACGGCGACCATAACTTTTTTGTGCAAATACGTGGTAACGGCCCTTCACAAGTAATGGGAGGCATTTGGCAACTACGCCTACGGAATACTTCTGCAACTGAGACACGTCTGGATGTGTGGACATTAGATGATACGTCATCAGTGTTTTTTACAGGTAAAAGCATCAAGGATGCGCTAAAAATTGGTTCGCCGGGAGCCGCTAGCAGTGCTGTGACAGTCGCTGCTTATACTACCAAAGCTAAGTACACAGATATTGATCAGCAAGTTCGAGAAATGGGCTTAGAATTGGATACTATTTCAGAATTCAGTAGTGAAGGTCCCCTACGCAATGATGCCCAAAAGCCTGATGTAGCAGCACCAGGAGCAATGATTGTTTCCACACTTTCCGCCGATGCTAATTCTGCCCGCTCATCAATGATTAATTCTAAGTTTGTGGCAATGGCTGGTACGAGTATGGCGACACCGTTCGTCACTGGGTTAGTTGCATTACTCTTACAACGTGACCCTCAACTCGATCCGGCTACTTTGAAAGATTTGTTACGTAAAAATAGTGCAATCCCCGGAAAACCCGCAGGCACATTTGATGAGAAATGGGGTTATGGAGTGATTAATGCAGAGAATCTATAA
- a CDS encoding pentapeptide repeat-containing protein — MKFYPQDIRNQQYVEKIITRSNFQNTLAGQKLVQKLLIGVFCIVMAAFLSIVTLLAGGVLTAIPYVFKVSHFDFREITAIILYSIAVIIFVIDSYEVISATCVVALIIIGVVIYVCFEVNHQIPGIGFWLLCLGLSIAFAWVSTTITALFIAISSIYCGIVGEFLAVMGYGLIAQVLIMAGLKIASGEKEGDGLVTIIAAIPIIISATLIARKAIRGSPKLRWIREVAVFWTSIGGTSFYGADLTDTCFDGSHLPHTDFRKANLTRTSFKDVTGLKFSRLEGTILENLKVRKLLVTKKGKNEDYTGANFNGANLTNADLTGAILTGINALDADFSGATLSYACIQEWNINKNTRFTGVKCSHVYLKGTKIGARIFSEERKPDSGEFQDGEFERWISELQKTIDLIFREGLNWRAFMFSLAQTAINHEGLDLSRYSITRDQNLVFAKIGLFSGADHLAIHEEFTSCYENAVKLINSNNQLVLQAKDEELERLRELLTCNYQIVRELASVVAGTGRQVLIQGTGNRVYMLNQAGDIMESKNEGINIGGNVGGNLDTGDKISAGGDMNLTGSSLTGNLNNVTNTNQQLSNIKTDSSDDLAKILSILQKSIGDDAALSESQKKEALEAVEIIAEEGKKPQGERALKFCSMAVNALKGLTSTVSDASKLAEVLKTHLPALTSILGL, encoded by the coding sequence GTGAAATTTTATCCGCAAGACATTCGTAATCAACAATATGTAGAAAAGATTATAACCAGAAGCAACTTTCAAAATACGCTAGCTGGACAGAAGCTTGTACAAAAATTACTAATAGGTGTTTTTTGTATTGTGATGGCTGCTTTCCTAAGTATAGTAACGCTTCTGGCAGGTGGGGTATTGACAGCCATACCTTATGTTTTTAAAGTTAGTCATTTTGATTTCAGAGAAATTACCGCAATTATTTTATACAGCATAGCAGTCATTATATTTGTAATTGATAGTTATGAAGTAATATCAGCTACTTGTGTCGTTGCCTTGATAATCATTGGAGTAGTTATTTATGTTTGTTTCGAGGTAAATCATCAGATTCCGGGAATAGGATTCTGGCTATTGTGTCTAGGTTTGAGCATAGCTTTTGCGTGGGTTAGTACAACTATTACAGCATTGTTTATAGCTATTAGTTCTATATACTGTGGGATTGTAGGTGAATTCCTAGCTGTTATGGGATATGGACTGATTGCTCAAGTTTTAATTATGGCTGGGTTAAAGATTGCATCAGGTGAAAAAGAGGGTGATGGTCTTGTAACTATAATTGCAGCGATTCCGATTATAATATCAGCCACACTTATTGCACGAAAAGCAATCAGAGGCTCACCTAAATTGAGATGGATTAGGGAAGTAGCTGTATTCTGGACATCAATAGGTGGAACATCATTTTATGGAGCAGATTTAACAGATACTTGCTTTGATGGCTCACATTTACCTCATACAGATTTTAGAAAAGCTAATTTAACTCGTACTAGTTTTAAGGATGTAACTGGATTAAAATTTTCTCGACTCGAAGGAACGATACTGGAAAATTTAAAAGTTAGGAAATTGCTAGTAACCAAAAAAGGTAAGAATGAAGATTATACAGGTGCTAACTTTAATGGTGCAAATTTAACGAATGCTGACTTAACAGGGGCAATTTTAACCGGCATCAATGCCTTAGATGCCGATTTTTCGGGAGCAACCTTGAGCTATGCTTGCATCCAAGAATGGAATATTAATAAAAATACCCGCTTCACAGGGGTAAAATGTTCGCACGTTTATTTAAAAGGTACTAAAATTGGCGCTCGCATTTTTTCTGAAGAACGTAAGCCAGATAGTGGCGAGTTTCAAGATGGTGAATTTGAGAGATGGATTAGTGAACTTCAAAAAACAATTGATTTAATCTTCAGGGAAGGATTGAATTGGAGAGCTTTTATGTTTTCTCTAGCTCAAACTGCTATTAATCATGAAGGATTAGATTTATCTCGTTATAGCATTACTAGAGATCAGAATCTTGTTTTTGCAAAAATTGGTTTATTCTCAGGTGCGGATCATCTTGCTATTCACGAAGAATTTACAAGTTGTTATGAAAATGCTGTAAAATTAATAAATTCAAATAATCAATTAGTTCTCCAAGCAAAAGATGAAGAACTAGAAAGATTAAGAGAATTGCTGACATGTAATTATCAAATTGTCAGAGAATTAGCTTCTGTAGTAGCAGGTACAGGTAGACAAGTATTAATTCAAGGCACAGGTAATCGCGTATATATGCTTAATCAAGCAGGGGATATTATGGAAAGTAAAAATGAAGGCATCAATATAGGTGGAAATGTTGGCGGAAATTTAGACACTGGAGATAAGATATCTGCGGGTGGAGACATGAACCTTACTGGTTCGAGTTTGACAGGTAACCTTAATAATGTTACTAATACGAATCAGCAGTTGAGCAATATTAAAACTGATAGTAGCGACGATTTGGCAAAGATTTTAAGCATTTTGCAAAAATCTATTGGTGATGATGCTGCACTTTCTGAAAGCCAAAAGAAAGAGGCGCTGGAAGCAGTAGAAATTATAGCTGAAGAAGGAAAAAAGCCACAAGGGGAACGAGCGCTGAAATTCTGTTCAATGGCTGTTAATGCCCTTAAAGGTTTGACATCTACTGTCAGTGATGCTAGTAAATTAGCTGAAGTCCTCAAAACACATTTGCCTGCTCTCACCAGCATATTGGGTCTTTAG
- a CDS encoding glucose-1-phosphate adenylyltransferase: MKKVLSIILGGGAGTRLYPLTKLRAKPAVPVAGKYRLIDIPVSNCINSEIFKIYVLTQFNSASLNRHIARTYNFSGFSEGFVEVLAAQQTPENPNWFQGTADAVRQYLWLLEEWDAEEYLILSGDHLYRMDYRLFIQRHRETGADITLSVIPIDERRASDFGLMKIDDSGRVVDFSEKPKGEALTKMQVDTTILGLTKEQAQLQPYIASMGIYVFKKDVLIKLLKESLERTDFGKEIIPDASKDYNVQAYLFDDYWEDIGTIEAFYHANLTLTQQPQPPFSFYDEEAPIYTRARYLPPSKLLDCQVTESIIGEGCILKNCRIQHSVLGVRSRIESGCVIEESLLMGADFYQASVERQCSLVKGDIPVGIGTDTIIRRAIVDKNARIGHDVKIINKDNVQEADRENQGFYIRSGIVVVLKNAVIPDGTII; the protein is encoded by the coding sequence GTGAAAAAAGTTTTATCAATCATCCTTGGTGGTGGCGCGGGGACTCGGCTTTATCCCCTAACCAAACTCCGCGCTAAACCAGCAGTACCAGTGGCGGGGAAATACCGCTTAATCGATATCCCTGTCAGTAACTGCATAAATTCCGAAATATTCAAAATTTATGTTCTGACGCAATTTAACTCAGCTTCCCTGAATCGTCACATCGCCCGTACCTACAACTTTTCTGGTTTCAGTGAAGGGTTTGTGGAAGTGCTAGCTGCACAGCAAACACCAGAAAACCCCAATTGGTTCCAAGGTACAGCCGATGCAGTGCGTCAGTATCTGTGGCTGTTGGAAGAATGGGATGCAGAGGAATATTTAATCCTCTCAGGAGATCACCTCTACCGCATGGATTACCGCTTGTTTATCCAGCGCCATAGAGAAACGGGTGCTGATATCACTCTCTCAGTTATTCCCATCGACGAGCGCCGCGCCTCAGATTTTGGTTTGATGAAAATTGACGATTCCGGTAGGGTCGTTGACTTTAGCGAAAAACCCAAAGGCGAGGCCTTAACCAAAATGCAGGTTGATACTACTATTTTGGGATTGACAAAAGAACAAGCCCAATTGCAGCCTTACATCGCCTCGATGGGAATTTACGTCTTTAAAAAAGATGTTTTGATCAAGTTATTGAAAGAATCTTTAGAACGGACAGATTTCGGCAAAGAAATTATTCCAGATGCCTCGAAAGATTACAACGTTCAAGCTTATTTATTTGATGACTACTGGGAAGATATTGGAACAATCGAAGCCTTTTATCATGCCAATTTAACGCTGACTCAGCAACCACAGCCACCCTTTAGTTTCTACGATGAAGAAGCACCAATTTATACCCGCGCTCGCTATTTACCTCCAAGTAAACTATTAGATTGCCAGGTAACAGAATCAATTATCGGCGAAGGTTGCATTTTAAAAAATTGCCGCATTCAACATTCTGTATTGGGAGTGCGATCGCGCATTGAATCTGGCTGCGTCATCGAAGAGTCTTTACTCATGGGTGCAGACTTTTACCAAGCTTCTGTAGAACGCCAATGTAGCTTAGTCAAAGGTGATATTCCCGTAGGCATCGGTACGGATACAATCATTAGGCGTGCGATCGTTGATAAAAACGCCCGCATCGGCCATGATGTCAAAATTATCAACAAAGATAACGTCCAAGAAGCTGACCGCGAAAATCAAGGTTTCTACATCCGTAGTGGGATCGTAGTTGTGCTAAAAAATGCTGTAATTCCTGATGGAACCATAATTTAA
- a CDS encoding AAA family ATPase codes for MNTTFNHSSLLNSDFLLSTQHSALILLIGLPGSGKSTLAKQLLAEYPRMQLISTDAIRGQLFGSEAIQGSWLLIWQEVERQFQQAISTGNTAIFDATNAQRRHRREIITLARDLGFNHITGIWVNMPVWLCLARNKRRSRQVPEEIILRMHRQLRDAPPSLEEGLDSLIRYL; via the coding sequence ATGAATACAACATTTAATCACTCCTCACTGTTGAATTCTGACTTTTTACTCAGCACTCAGCACTCAGCACTAATTTTACTAATTGGTCTTCCAGGTAGTGGTAAGTCAACTCTGGCAAAACAATTATTGGCAGAATACCCCCGGATGCAGCTGATTTCTACAGATGCCATCCGGGGGCAACTATTCGGTTCGGAAGCTATTCAGGGATCGTGGCTGCTGATTTGGCAGGAAGTGGAACGGCAATTTCAACAAGCTATTTCCACGGGTAATACAGCAATTTTCGATGCTACCAACGCCCAGCGACGCCATCGCCGTGAGATCATCACCTTAGCCCGTGACTTGGGTTTTAACCACATTACGGGAATTTGGGTGAATATGCCAGTTTGGCTGTGTTTAGCACGCAATAAAAGGCGATCGCGCCAAGTTCCAGAAGAAATTATTTTGCGGATGCATCGTCAACTCCGGGATGCCCCCCCAAGCCTGGAAGAAGGACTAGACAGCCTGATTCGCTATCTTTGA
- a CDS encoding DnaJ C-terminal domain-containing protein, whose product MAATDFKDYYAILGVNKTASQEEIKQAFRKLARKYHPDVNPGNKQAEARFKEINEAYEVVSDPDKRKKYDQFGQYWKQAGQGFPSGGAGVDMGGFDFSQYGNFDEFINELLGRFGGASPRGGRQTYSYRTPTGAPSGFGGFNDFGYQDAGAGTAQDSEAAITLTFGEAFHGVQKRFSLGNETIDVRIPAGAKTGTRLRVRGKGQINPMTQQRGDLYLKVELQPHSFFQIEGDNLVCEVVITPDEATLGASIDVPTPDGMVNVKLPAGVRSGQSLRLRGKGWPLAKGGRGDQLVKVAIAPPKDLSQQEREYYEKIRAIRTYNPRSHLPQVKL is encoded by the coding sequence ATGGCTGCAACCGACTTCAAAGACTATTACGCAATTTTGGGAGTTAATAAGACTGCCAGTCAAGAAGAAATTAAACAAGCCTTTCGGAAACTAGCCCGCAAATACCACCCTGATGTTAATCCAGGCAACAAACAGGCAGAGGCACGCTTCAAAGAAATTAACGAAGCCTACGAAGTCGTCTCAGACCCAGATAAACGCAAAAAGTATGACCAATTCGGTCAATATTGGAAACAAGCTGGTCAAGGTTTCCCATCTGGTGGTGCTGGTGTCGATATGGGCGGCTTTGACTTCAGTCAATACGGCAATTTTGATGAGTTTATTAATGAGTTGCTAGGACGCTTTGGCGGTGCTAGTCCTCGTGGTGGACGACAAACCTATTCTTACCGCACTCCCACAGGTGCCCCCAGCGGTTTTGGTGGCTTTAACGATTTTGGATATCAAGATGCAGGTGCTGGTACTGCCCAAGACAGTGAAGCTGCCATCACTCTGACTTTTGGTGAAGCATTTCATGGTGTGCAAAAGCGCTTTAGTTTAGGCAATGAAACAATTGATGTTCGCATTCCAGCTGGGGCTAAAACTGGTACTCGCCTACGTGTGCGTGGTAAAGGTCAAATCAACCCCATGACTCAACAACGAGGGGATTTATACTTAAAAGTCGAACTTCAGCCGCACTCGTTCTTCCAAATAGAAGGCGATAATCTGGTTTGCGAAGTCGTAATTACGCCAGATGAAGCGACGCTGGGAGCATCAATAGATGTACCTACACCTGATGGTATGGTTAATGTCAAGCTACCAGCGGGTGTGCGTTCTGGTCAATCGCTACGCTTACGTGGCAAAGGCTGGCCTCTCGCCAAGGGTGGACGCGGCGATCAGTTGGTGAAGGTGGCGATCGCACCACCAAAAGACCTCAGCCAACAAGAGCGGGAGTATTATGAAAAAATCCGGGCTATACGTACATATAATCCCCGCAGTCATTTACCCCAAGTCAAGCTATAA
- the fabD gene encoding ACP S-malonyltransferase, translating to MTKTAWVFPGQGSQALGMGIDLLDIPAAKEKFAQAEAILGWSVTEICQTQEEKLSQTLYTQPSLYVVESILADQLLERGHQPDLVAGHSLGEYVALYIAGVFEWSAGLYLVKRRAELMDSASGGMMAALMNFDREQLEKVIAETPDVVVANDNSPAQVVISGTTEAVQTVMSQVKAKRAIPLKVSGAFHSHLIAAAAAEFQDILQSVEFQPPVVPVLSNIEPIASIDAEILKQRLNKQMTGSVRWREISLQLPANGIQQVIEIGPGKVLTGLIKRTSPDLILKNINNAADLPV from the coding sequence ATGACTAAAACTGCATGGGTGTTTCCCGGACAAGGTTCTCAAGCACTGGGAATGGGAATAGACTTATTAGATATACCTGCCGCTAAAGAGAAATTTGCCCAGGCTGAGGCAATTTTAGGCTGGTCTGTGACCGAAATATGTCAAACACAAGAAGAAAAGTTATCACAGACGCTATATACTCAGCCAAGCCTTTATGTAGTAGAAAGCATTCTTGCTGACCAACTCCTGGAACGAGGGCACCAACCAGATTTAGTTGCTGGGCACAGTTTGGGAGAATATGTTGCCCTTTATATTGCGGGTGTCTTTGAGTGGTCGGCTGGTTTATATCTGGTGAAGCGTCGTGCAGAACTCATGGATAGTGCCTCTGGTGGTATGATGGCAGCTCTAATGAACTTTGACCGCGAACAGTTAGAAAAAGTCATTGCCGAAACGCCTGATGTAGTAGTGGCAAATGACAACAGTCCCGCCCAAGTAGTAATTTCAGGTACGACCGAAGCTGTACAAACTGTGATGTCTCAAGTTAAAGCCAAACGTGCTATTCCCTTAAAAGTTTCTGGAGCATTTCATTCACATTTAATTGCTGCTGCTGCTGCGGAATTTCAAGACATTCTGCAATCTGTGGAATTTCAGCCACCTGTTGTCCCTGTTTTATCGAATATAGAACCAATTGCGTCTATTGATGCCGAGATTTTGAAGCAACGCCTCAACAAACAAATGACGGGTTCGGTACGCTGGCGAGAAATTTCTCTCCAATTACCAGCCAACGGCATCCAGCAAGTAATAGAAATTGGTCCTGGTAAAGTTCTAACTGGCTTAATTAAACGTACTAGCCCTGATTTAATTCTAAAAAACATCAATAATGCTGCTGATTTACCAGTTTGA